In one window of Qipengyuania profundimaris DNA:
- a CDS encoding aminotransferase class V-fold PLP-dependent enzyme, translated as MIASQRHRFSIPDEVHYLNCAYMAPLSHEVSEAMVAAARLKEQPWNFRPADFFSVAEDFRSAAAGLAGVPLDSIAIVPSVSYGLAVAAKNLSIAKGQQIVTLADQFPSNVYAWQDLASRTGAEVIAVQRASQSCWSDAVLDVIGPDTAIVTVPNCHWADGRVVDLVAVGEKCREHGAALVLDLTQSLGAMPLDFAKVQPDFAVAACYKWLMGPYGIGMLYVAPKYHGGQPIEHNWINRGGSEDFSRLLDYRCDFQPGARRFDMGEKSNPPLLRGARTGIDFLMESGVDRIAEALAERTSAIAEDAAKLGLTSATIGTRAAHFLSLELPHGVPGGLTERLAENNVHVSLRGASLRVTPHLYNTQADHDALLATLAECLG; from the coding sequence TTGATCGCTTCGCAGCGCCATCGCTTCAGCATCCCCGACGAGGTTCATTACCTCAACTGCGCCTATATGGCGCCGCTCTCGCATGAAGTGAGCGAAGCGATGGTGGCAGCGGCGCGGCTGAAAGAGCAGCCGTGGAATTTCCGCCCGGCGGACTTCTTCAGCGTGGCGGAGGACTTTCGGTCCGCAGCAGCCGGGCTGGCGGGCGTGCCGCTAGATAGTATCGCAATCGTCCCTTCGGTCAGCTACGGTCTGGCCGTCGCCGCGAAAAATTTGTCGATTGCAAAAGGTCAGCAGATCGTCACTCTGGCCGATCAGTTCCCCTCCAATGTCTATGCATGGCAGGACCTCGCCAGCAGGACCGGCGCGGAGGTCATCGCCGTGCAGCGAGCATCGCAATCCTGCTGGAGCGATGCAGTTCTGGATGTAATCGGACCGGACACAGCTATCGTCACCGTGCCCAACTGCCACTGGGCCGACGGGCGCGTGGTCGACCTGGTCGCGGTCGGCGAGAAATGCCGCGAGCATGGCGCGGCGCTAGTACTCGATCTCACCCAGTCGCTGGGCGCGATGCCGCTAGATTTCGCCAAGGTGCAACCCGATTTCGCGGTCGCCGCCTGCTACAAATGGCTGATGGGGCCCTATGGGATCGGCATGCTGTATGTTGCTCCGAAGTATCATGGCGGGCAGCCGATCGAGCACAACTGGATCAATCGCGGCGGGTCGGAAGATTTCTCCCGGCTCCTCGATTACCGGTGCGATTTCCAGCCCGGCGCGCGGCGCTTCGACATGGGCGAGAAATCCAACCCACCGCTGCTTCGCGGTGCGCGCACCGGGATCGATTTCCTTATGGAATCCGGCGTCGACCGCATCGCCGAGGCGTTGGCGGAGCGAACAAGCGCAATCGCTGAAGACGCTGCGAAGCTCGGCCTCACCTCTGCCACTATCGGCACCCGCGCAGCGCATTTCCTCTCGCTCGAACTTCCGCACGGCGTACCCGGTGGCCTGACCGAGCGGTTGGCGGAGAACAACGTGCATGTGTCGCTACGCGGAGCATCGCTCCGGGTGACCCCGCATCTCTACAATACGCAAGCCGACCACGACGCACTGCTGGCGACGCTGGCGGAGTGCCTCGGCTAG
- a CDS encoding NADP-dependent malic enzyme, translating to MSEDDTSAFKRREALFYHETIRPGKIEIIASKPMATQRDLSLAYSPGVAAPVEAIAENPKDAARYTARSNLVAVISNGTAILGLGNLGALASKPVMEGKAVLFKRFADVDSIDLELDTEDPEKFIEAVALMEPSFGGINLEDIAAPECFIIEQALRERMNIPVMHDDQHGTAIISAAGLINACHLTGRKLEDVKMVVNGAGASALACTALIKSVGVRPENVIVCDRSGPIYPGREGVDQWKSAHATETEARSLEEALEGADVFLGLSAAGALKPEWVGKMAERPIIFAMANPVPEIMPEDAKAVRPDAIIATGRSDYPNQVNNVLGFPFIFRGALDVQATAINEEMKVAAARAIAELARERVPEEVAAAYGVTHQFGEDYIIPAPFDPRLMEVVSSAVAKAAMDSGVAQAPIEDFEAYRHQLKARLNPTTGALTNIYAQAKANPKRMVFAEAEEDVALRAAIQYREFGYGEPILVGRTEKVLEKLRELAVDDPDDWIIENSAVSDKVPAMVDFLYKRLQRRGYTERDVGRMVNQERNVFAALLVALGHGDAMISGLTRTFAQTAREVGRVLDPKPGAVPFGIHMMIGKNSTVFLADTTINERPTSEQLAHIAKETAAVARRMGHEPRVAFLSYSTFGNPSGQWLDNIRDAVAILDAEEPGFEYEGEMAPDAALNPTVMKLYPFSRLSGPANVLIMPGLQSANLSAKLLRELAGETTVGPMMIGMEKPVQIAPMTSIAPDVLTLAVLASAGVVG from the coding sequence ATGTCCGAAGACGATACGAGCGCATTCAAGCGGCGCGAAGCGCTGTTCTACCACGAGACGATCCGCCCCGGTAAGATCGAGATCATCGCCAGCAAGCCGATGGCGACGCAGCGCGACCTCTCCCTCGCCTATTCGCCGGGCGTCGCCGCGCCGGTGGAAGCGATCGCGGAAAATCCGAAGGACGCCGCGCGCTACACCGCCCGCTCCAACCTCGTCGCGGTCATTTCCAACGGCACCGCCATCCTCGGCCTCGGCAATCTCGGTGCGCTGGCATCGAAGCCGGTGATGGAAGGAAAGGCCGTGCTCTTCAAGCGCTTCGCCGATGTCGACTCCATCGATCTCGAACTCGATACCGAGGATCCGGAAAAGTTCATCGAAGCCGTCGCGCTGATGGAGCCGAGCTTCGGCGGCATCAATCTGGAAGACATCGCCGCGCCCGAATGCTTCATCATCGAGCAGGCGCTGCGCGAGCGGATGAATATTCCGGTCATGCATGATGACCAGCACGGCACCGCCATCATCTCCGCAGCCGGGCTGATCAATGCCTGCCACCTCACCGGGCGCAAGCTTGAGGATGTGAAAATGGTCGTGAATGGCGCGGGCGCTTCGGCACTCGCCTGCACCGCGCTGATCAAGTCGGTCGGGGTGCGGCCGGAGAACGTCATCGTCTGCGACCGGTCGGGCCCGATCTATCCGGGCCGCGAGGGCGTCGACCAGTGGAAGAGCGCCCACGCGACTGAGACCGAGGCGCGTAGCCTGGAAGAGGCGCTGGAGGGCGCGGATGTTTTCCTCGGCCTGTCGGCTGCCGGTGCGCTCAAGCCCGAGTGGGTCGGGAAGATGGCCGAGCGCCCGATCATCTTCGCCATGGCCAATCCGGTGCCCGAAATTATGCCGGAGGACGCCAAGGCCGTGCGCCCCGATGCGATCATTGCCACGGGCCGGTCCGACTATCCGAACCAGGTCAATAACGTGCTCGGCTTCCCCTTCATCTTCCGCGGCGCGCTCGACGTGCAGGCGACCGCCATCAACGAAGAAATGAAAGTTGCCGCCGCCCGCGCCATCGCCGAACTCGCCCGCGAGCGCGTGCCCGAGGAAGTCGCGGCGGCTTATGGCGTCACGCATCAGTTCGGCGAGGATTACATCATCCCCGCGCCCTTCGATCCGCGTCTGATGGAGGTCGTATCGAGTGCGGTCGCGAAGGCGGCGATGGACAGCGGGGTCGCGCAGGCGCCGATCGAGGATTTCGAGGCCTATCGGCACCAGTTGAAGGCGCGCCTCAATCCGACGACGGGCGCGCTCACCAATATCTACGCGCAGGCCAAGGCAAATCCGAAGCGCATGGTGTTTGCCGAAGCCGAGGAAGACGTCGCCCTGCGCGCGGCGATCCAGTATCGCGAATTCGGCTATGGCGAACCGATCCTCGTCGGGCGGACCGAGAAGGTGCTCGAAAAGCTGCGCGAACTGGCGGTGGACGATCCGGACGACTGGATCATCGAGAACTCGGCCGTGTCGGACAAGGTGCCCGCGATGGTCGACTTCCTCTACAAGCGCCTGCAGCGCCGCGGGTATACCGAGCGCGATGTCGGCCGCATGGTCAACCAAGAGCGTAACGTCTTCGCCGCGCTGCTGGTGGCTCTCGGCCATGGCGATGCGATGATCTCCGGCCTCACGCGCACCTTCGCGCAGACTGCGCGCGAGGTCGGCCGCGTGCTCGACCCCAAGCCGGGCGCGGTACCCTTCGGCATCCACATGATGATCGGCAAGAACTCGACCGTCTTCCTCGCCGATACGACGATCAACGAGCGCCCGACGTCGGAGCAGCTGGCGCATATCGCCAAGGAAACCGCGGCGGTGGCGCGGCGCATGGGGCACGAGCCGCGCGTTGCCTTCCTGTCCTATTCGACCTTCGGCAACCCGTCGGGCCAATGGCTCGACAATATCCGCGATGCGGTGGCGATCCTCGACGCCGAAGAACCGGGCTTCGAATACGAGGGCGAGATGGCGCCCGACGCCGCGCTCAACCCGACGGTGATGAAGCTCTATCCCTTCAGCCGCCTGTCCGGCCCCGCGAACGTGCTGATCATGCCCGGCCTGCAGTCTGCCAATCTCTCGGCAAAGCTGCTGCGCGAGCTGGCGGGCGAGACCACGGTCGGACCGATGATGATCGGGATGGAGAAGCCGGTCCAGATTGCGCCGATGACCTCCATCGCGCCCGACGTGCTGACGCTGGCCGTGCTGGCGAGCGCGGGCGTAGTCGGCTGA
- a CDS encoding YidH family protein, which translates to MAQDDPPKKSDKSTEWAEFRTDLAEDRNIMAMERTFAGWMRTAFAAIGIGLGFRALFGAWDPSWMPKLIATVFILGGGWLAVKAERRACKTLARLDTHKFEAISTMNFRAMAYAVATGSVVLSIGLWVMTDNG; encoded by the coding sequence ATGGCGCAGGACGACCCCCCGAAAAAATCCGACAAGAGCACCGAGTGGGCAGAGTTCCGCACGGACCTTGCCGAAGATCGCAACATCATGGCGATGGAGCGCACATTTGCCGGCTGGATGCGGACGGCGTTCGCCGCGATCGGCATCGGCCTCGGCTTCAGGGCGCTGTTCGGCGCATGGGACCCGTCATGGATGCCCAAGCTCATCGCGACGGTGTTCATTCTCGGTGGTGGGTGGCTTGCGGTAAAAGCAGAAAGGCGGGCATGCAAAACGCTGGCCCGCCTGGATACGCATAAATTCGAGGCCATCTCGACCATGAACTTCCGCGCGATGGCCTATGCTGTGGCAACTGGCTCGGTTGTCCTTAGCATCGGTCTCTGGGTGATGACCGACAACGGTTAG
- the mutS gene encoding DNA mismatch repair protein MutS produces the protein MSGQPTPMMQQYLALKREAGDALLFYRMGDFFELFFEDAKVAAGILDIALTSRGEHGGEPVPMCGVPVHSAEGYLARLIKGGCRVAIAEQTETPDEAKARAKRDGTPTSKALVARDIVRFVTAGTLTEEALLEPRRANLLVAVAPVRDGVGLASCDISTGRMELEECEASALDAALARLGASEVVAPEDWEDGTEDVIARPRADFRSEDGEARLKSIHGVATLDGLGDFTRPMLAAAAGLIAYLDHAGRGELPFLLPPVARGSGAHLAMDAATRASLEILEAQGGGRAGSLVSCIDRCVTGAGARQLAEDLAAPLADRGQIEARHAAIHHFHIDPLLRADLRALLRQAPDIGRALGRLVAGRGSPRDLGQIRDGLSEARRVRGVLEASADLPALLRDALTALGGHSALIDHLDRALVPSPPTERQQGGYIASGYDHALDALRETSGNARKAIAALEARYREETDTASLKIKHNKVLGYFIEVPAKHGDKLMAADSGFTHRQTMAGAVRFNSIGLHEEATRIAEAGAHALAAEEAHFEELVGEVVTARQAIAATAAALARIDVAAGLAERAVEGDWARPEMLDAPCLEVVGGRHPVVEQALAKSGERFVANDCSLGEDDRLWLIGGPNMGGKSTFLRQNALILLLAQAGSYVPASSARIGLADRLFSRVGASDNLARGRSTFMVEMVETAAILSQATERSFVILDEVGRGTSTYDGMALAWAVVEAVHEQLRCRCLFATHYHELSRLADTCDALSLHHVRAREWKGDLVLLHELTGGAADRSYGLDVARLAGVPQPVLKRAKAVLAKLEKGRAETGGLAAGLGELPLFAASLQAENEPDDALRDALEVLDIDTLSPREALDKLYELKALGGSTKP, from the coding sequence ATGTCCGGCCAGCCGACCCCGATGATGCAGCAATATCTCGCGCTCAAGCGCGAGGCCGGCGATGCGCTGCTGTTCTATCGCATGGGCGATTTCTTCGAGCTATTCTTCGAGGATGCCAAGGTGGCTGCAGGCATCCTCGACATTGCGCTGACCAGCCGCGGCGAGCATGGCGGAGAACCGGTGCCGATGTGCGGCGTGCCGGTGCATTCGGCGGAAGGATACCTCGCGCGGCTGATCAAGGGCGGCTGCCGCGTCGCCATCGCCGAGCAGACGGAAACGCCCGACGAGGCCAAGGCCCGCGCCAAACGCGACGGCACGCCGACGTCCAAGGCGCTCGTTGCGCGCGACATCGTGCGCTTCGTGACGGCGGGTACGCTGACCGAGGAGGCACTGCTCGAACCGCGGCGCGCGAACCTGCTGGTCGCGGTCGCTCCGGTGCGCGACGGCGTCGGACTGGCGAGCTGCGACATCTCGACCGGACGCATGGAGCTGGAAGAGTGCGAGGCGAGCGCGCTCGATGCTGCCCTGGCGCGGCTGGGTGCGAGCGAAGTTGTGGCGCCGGAAGATTGGGAAGACGGCACCGAAGATGTGATCGCCCGCCCACGCGCCGACTTTCGCAGCGAGGATGGCGAAGCGCGGCTCAAGAGCATCCACGGCGTCGCGACGCTCGACGGGCTCGGAGACTTCACGCGTCCGATGCTGGCTGCCGCTGCGGGCCTCATCGCCTATCTCGACCATGCGGGTCGCGGCGAGCTACCCTTCCTACTTCCGCCCGTGGCGCGCGGATCGGGCGCGCATCTGGCGATGGATGCAGCAACCCGCGCGAGCCTCGAAATCCTCGAGGCTCAGGGTGGCGGGCGCGCCGGAAGCCTCGTCTCCTGCATCGACCGCTGCGTCACCGGCGCGGGGGCGCGGCAGCTGGCGGAGGATCTGGCTGCGCCGCTGGCGGATCGCGGACAGATCGAGGCGCGGCATGCCGCCATCCATCATTTTCATATCGACCCTCTGCTGCGAGCCGATCTGCGAGCGTTATTGAGGCAGGCTCCAGATATCGGTCGCGCTCTGGGGCGGCTGGTCGCAGGACGCGGCAGCCCGCGCGATCTCGGCCAAATCCGCGATGGCCTGTCCGAAGCGCGCCGCGTGCGGGGGGTGCTGGAAGCGAGCGCGGACCTGCCTGCCCTCCTCCGGGACGCGCTGACGGCCTTGGGCGGCCATTCGGCGCTCATCGACCATCTCGATCGCGCCCTCGTTCCCTCGCCACCGACGGAGCGCCAGCAGGGCGGCTACATCGCCAGCGGCTACGACCACGCGCTCGATGCGCTGCGCGAGACCAGCGGCAATGCGCGCAAGGCGATAGCCGCGCTGGAAGCCAGATATCGCGAGGAAACCGATACCGCCTCGCTCAAGATCAAGCACAACAAGGTGCTCGGCTATTTCATCGAAGTTCCTGCCAAGCACGGCGACAAGCTGATGGCGGCGGACAGCGGCTTCACGCACCGCCAGACCATGGCGGGCGCAGTGCGGTTCAACTCCATCGGCCTGCACGAGGAAGCGACCCGCATTGCCGAGGCTGGCGCGCATGCGCTGGCGGCGGAGGAAGCGCATTTCGAGGAACTGGTCGGTGAGGTTGTGACCGCGCGGCAAGCGATCGCCGCCACCGCCGCCGCGCTCGCCCGGATCGATGTGGCCGCAGGGCTGGCGGAACGCGCGGTCGAGGGCGACTGGGCGCGCCCCGAAATGCTCGACGCGCCATGTCTCGAAGTCGTCGGTGGACGTCACCCGGTGGTGGAGCAGGCACTGGCGAAATCGGGCGAGCGCTTCGTCGCCAACGATTGCTCGCTGGGTGAGGACGACCGGCTCTGGCTGATCGGCGGCCCGAACATGGGCGGCAAATCGACGTTCCTGCGCCAGAACGCGCTGATCCTGCTGCTGGCGCAGGCTGGCAGCTATGTGCCGGCGAGTAGCGCGCGCATTGGTTTGGCGGACCGGTTGTTCAGCCGCGTCGGTGCGAGCGACAACCTTGCGCGCGGGCGCTCCACCTTCATGGTGGAGATGGTCGAGACGGCTGCCATCCTTTCGCAGGCCACGGAGCGCAGTTTCGTCATTCTCGACGAAGTCGGGCGTGGCACGTCGACTTACGACGGCATGGCGCTGGCATGGGCGGTGGTCGAGGCAGTTCACGAGCAATTGCGCTGCCGCTGCCTCTTCGCGACGCATTACCACGAGCTCAGCCGCCTTGCCGACACCTGCGACGCGCTCAGCCTGCACCATGTGCGGGCGCGCGAGTGGAAAGGCGACCTGGTGCTGTTGCACGAACTTACCGGCGGCGCCGCCGATCGCAGCTACGGCCTCGATGTCGCACGTCTGGCGGGCGTACCCCAACCCGTGCTGAAGCGCGCCAAGGCGGTTCTTGCTAAGCTGGAAAAGGGCCGCGCGGAGACCGGCGGGCTCGCCGCAGGACTGGGGGAATTACCGCTGTTCGCAGCAAGCTTGCAGGCCGAAAACGAGCCGGACGATGCGCTGCGCGACGCGCTCGAAGTGCTCGATATCGACACGCTCAGTCCGCGCGAGGCCTTGGACAAGCTCTACGAACTCAAGGCGCTGGGAGGTTCAACCAAGCCTTAA